From Echinicola jeungdonensis, the proteins below share one genomic window:
- a CDS encoding SAM-dependent methyltransferase — protein sequence MKKGKLYLIPNILAPNTENEVISPQVKSVISNTRFFLAENLRTARRYISSLKLGLTIEDLHLEILDKKTKPTQIPTLMQPALEGQDIGIISEAGCPGIADPGSLAVAFAHQKGIQVVPLSGPSSMFLALMGSGFNGQSFAFHGYLPIDKKARAEAIRQLESESARFQKTQIFMETPFRNDQLLDDLKKTLHPNTKLCIAKNITGPDELIQTKTMAQWKKAKIDLHKIPTVFVLYASA from the coding sequence ATGAAAAAAGGAAAGCTTTACCTGATCCCCAATATCCTTGCCCCTAATACCGAAAATGAGGTAATAAGCCCACAGGTCAAATCGGTAATTTCAAACACCCGTTTTTTTCTGGCAGAAAATCTTAGGACAGCAAGAAGATATATTTCCAGTTTGAAACTGGGATTAACCATTGAGGATCTTCATTTGGAGATTTTGGACAAAAAAACAAAACCAACCCAAATTCCTACTTTGATGCAACCGGCGCTGGAGGGACAGGATATTGGAATCATTTCAGAAGCAGGTTGTCCGGGAATAGCCGACCCCGGCTCATTGGCAGTGGCATTTGCCCATCAAAAAGGAATCCAGGTGGTCCCCCTCTCAGGACCATCCTCCATGTTTTTGGCCCTGATGGGTTCAGGCTTCAATGGGCAATCTTTTGCTTTTCACGGCTATTTGCCCATTGACAAAAAGGCCAGAGCTGAAGCTATCCGCCAATTAGAAAGTGAATCTGCCCGATTTCAGAAAACTCAGATTTTCATGGAAACCCCATTTAGGAACGACCAACTATTGGATGACCTGAAAAAGACCCTCCATCCCAACACCAAATTATGCATAGCCAAAAACATTACCGGTCCGGATGAACTCATCCAAACCAAAACGATGGCTCAATGGAAAAAAGCCAAAATCGACTTGCACAAAATCCCTACTGTATTTGTGCTTTACGCCAGTGCCTGA
- a CDS encoding pyridoxine 5'-phosphate synthase, with the protein MTKLSVNINKVATLRNARGGNNPDVIQVALDAEKFGAEGITVHPRPDERHIRYDDVMQLKDAVTTEFNIEGYPDKRYMEIIRLVKPAQATLVPDPPEVLTSNTGWDTISHQEMLKDIIAELHEYDTRTSIFINPVAKYFEPAKLTGTDRVELYTEPYASNYRTNKQTAVKPYVEVAEIARELGLGLNAGHDLDLNNLRFLKEHIPYLDEVSIGHALICDALYFGLENTIQMYLRQLEDI; encoded by the coding sequence ATGACCAAATTAAGCGTAAATATTAACAAAGTTGCAACCCTTCGCAATGCAAGGGGAGGAAACAATCCTGATGTCATTCAAGTTGCTTTGGATGCAGAAAAATTTGGGGCTGAAGGAATCACCGTCCACCCCAGGCCAGATGAAAGACACATCCGCTATGATGATGTCATGCAACTTAAAGATGCGGTCACCACAGAATTTAACATAGAAGGGTATCCGGATAAAAGATATATGGAAATCATCCGCCTGGTTAAACCTGCCCAGGCAACATTGGTACCTGACCCTCCTGAAGTTTTGACCTCCAATACAGGCTGGGATACCATTTCACATCAGGAAATGCTCAAAGATATTATTGCAGAACTCCATGAATATGACACCCGGACTTCCATATTTATCAACCCAGTAGCCAAATACTTTGAACCAGCCAAGCTTACAGGTACGGACAGGGTGGAGCTATATACAGAACCTTATGCTTCCAATTATCGAACCAACAAGCAAACTGCTGTGAAACCCTATGTGGAAGTGGCAGAAATTGCACGGGAATTGGGTTTAGGTCTCAATGCCGGACATGATTTGGACCTCAACAACCTCAGGTTTCTAAAAGAACATATCCCTTATTTGGATGAAGTTTCCATTGGCCATGCCCTGATCTGTGATGCATTATATTTTGGTCTGGAAAACACCATCCAAATGTACCTAAGACAGTTGGAGGATATTTAA
- a CDS encoding alpha/beta fold hydrolase, protein MTLNYKKIGQGEPLIILHGLFGSADNWMSIAKELENDFTIYLVDQRNHGESPKSDEWTYKAMAEDLAGFLTSQGLEAVNLMGHSMGGKTAMNFALKYPGKVKKLIIADIAPRYYDPHHQSILEGLNAIDLENLSSRKEAEDTLSKYISEKGIRQFLLKNLGRNEESKFTWKVNLPVITEKIENVGEALQGNQTFENPTLFMRGANSDYIQDQDKADLEKFFPDYKLISIKNAGHWLHAEQPAAVVATIKAFLK, encoded by the coding sequence ATGACATTAAATTATAAGAAAATAGGGCAGGGAGAACCATTGATCATTCTTCACGGACTTTTTGGTTCAGCAGACAATTGGATGAGTATAGCCAAGGAGTTAGAAAATGATTTCACCATATATTTGGTAGACCAAAGGAACCATGGGGAAAGCCCAAAAAGTGACGAATGGACCTATAAAGCCATGGCGGAAGACTTAGCAGGTTTTTTGACCTCCCAAGGCCTGGAAGCGGTAAATCTTATGGGACATTCCATGGGCGGAAAAACTGCTATGAACTTTGCCCTGAAATACCCGGGGAAAGTCAAAAAACTCATTATTGCAGACATTGCCCCCCGCTATTATGATCCTCATCACCAATCTATCCTGGAAGGGCTAAATGCTATCGACTTGGAAAACCTTTCTTCCCGGAAAGAAGCAGAAGATACCCTATCCAAATATATATCCGAAAAGGGTATCCGCCAGTTTTTGCTAAAAAACCTGGGAAGAAATGAAGAAAGTAAATTTACCTGGAAGGTAAACCTCCCTGTTATTACAGAAAAAATAGAAAATGTTGGCGAGGCCTTACAGGGAAATCAGACTTTTGAAAACCCAACCCTGTTTATGCGTGGTGCCAATTCGGATTATATACAAGATCAAGACAAGGCCGATCTGGAGAAATTTTTCCCTGATTATAAACTAATATCCATTAAAAATGCCGGCCATTGGCTTCATGCTGAACAACCTGCCGCTGTGGTAGCCACCATAAAGGCTTTTTTGAAGTAA
- a CDS encoding transporter substrate-binding domain-containing protein, whose translation MKHNLSVIFVVLSCFLILASCGKARKAKKEKAFWENPVQLDLDEIKKRGFIRAIVDNSSTSYYIYRGRRMGYEYELLRNLARKLDVRLRLIILTDLDEAFYKLNKGQADIVAINLEKTPERQKYASFTAPINEMSTVLVQRRGKNQIDSLKKLDGKKVHVKKATVYKKQLENLEDSLQIYIDIIEEDGTTESLIDKVVLEEADLTVVDEDVALVNATYYNEIDVSLEISEPSQVAWVVRKNAPQLLEEVNQWIDKSEKSTYLAILYGKYFLNKKNSYYRNISPFSSISGDQISVYDGIIRDGSERLGWDWRLLASLVYKESRFDTTATSYAGARGLLQLMPVTLERFGVENPNDPFASLMGGVQYLKYLDKFWLERVPEINERLKFILASYNIGHGHVEDAWRLALKFGKDTQNWRDVSYYLSRKSQPEVYRDPIVRSGYAKGHLAVAYVQDIMSIYESYRVLVDP comes from the coding sequence ATGAAGCATAATCTTTCGGTTATTTTTGTTGTATTGTCCTGCTTCTTGATATTGGCTTCTTGTGGTAAAGCAAGGAAGGCAAAAAAGGAAAAGGCATTTTGGGAAAACCCAGTACAACTTGATCTTGATGAGATCAAAAAGCGGGGATTTATCCGGGCCATCGTAGATAATTCTTCTACCAGCTATTATATCTACCGTGGAAGAAGGATGGGCTATGAATATGAACTTTTGAGGAACCTGGCCCGCAAGCTGGATGTAAGACTTAGGTTGATTATCCTGACGGATCTAGATGAAGCTTTTTACAAGCTTAACAAAGGGCAAGCAGACATAGTAGCGATCAACCTTGAAAAAACCCCCGAAAGGCAAAAATATGCCAGTTTTACAGCACCCATCAATGAAATGTCTACTGTTTTGGTCCAACGCAGGGGCAAAAATCAAATAGACAGTTTGAAAAAATTGGATGGTAAAAAAGTCCATGTCAAAAAGGCAACGGTTTATAAGAAGCAGTTGGAAAACCTGGAAGACAGTCTTCAGATCTACATTGATATCATTGAAGAAGATGGGACCACGGAATCTTTAATTGATAAGGTGGTATTGGAAGAAGCAGATTTAACGGTTGTGGATGAAGATGTAGCCTTGGTCAATGCCACCTATTATAATGAAATAGATGTAAGCCTTGAAATCAGTGAACCCTCCCAAGTGGCATGGGTAGTGAGGAAAAATGCCCCCCAATTGTTGGAAGAGGTCAATCAATGGATAGATAAAAGTGAAAAATCCACCTATTTGGCCATCCTGTATGGAAAATATTTTTTGAATAAAAAGAATAGCTATTACCGAAATATAAGTCCTTTTAGCTCAATTTCTGGCGACCAAATATCCGTATATGATGGGATCATCAGGGACGGCTCCGAAAGGTTAGGCTGGGATTGGCGGTTGCTTGCCTCATTGGTATATAAGGAATCAAGGTTTGATACCACAGCCACTTCTTATGCAGGTGCAAGAGGACTGCTGCAGTTAATGCCGGTTACCCTTGAGAGATTTGGTGTGGAGAATCCCAATGATCCCTTTGCCAGTCTAATGGGAGGTGTGCAGTATCTTAAGTATCTCGATAAATTTTGGTTGGAAAGGGTACCTGAAATCAATGAAAGGTTAAAATTCATATTAGCTTCCTATAATATTGGCCATGGTCATGTGGAGGATGCCTGGAGGTTAGCCTTGAAATTTGGGAAAGACACCCAAAATTGGAGGGATGTATCTTACTATCTTAGCCGAAAATCCCAACCGGAAGTTTACCGTGACCCTATTGTTCGCAGTGGTTATGCCAAAGGACACCTGGCTGTGGCCTATGTTCAGGACATAATGAGTATTTATGAATCTTACAGGGTATTGGTTGATCCTTGA
- a CDS encoding GatB/YqeY domain-containing protein yields MSLKQSVEGEIKKAMLAKNKDRLRALRSIKSLILLEESKGSEKGMTEEEEIKLLSKAAKQRKDSLEVYLQQNRQDLAEVEQDELDIINEFLPKQLSEEELEAALKEIIAEVGAEGPKDMGKVMGVATKKLAGKADGKLISQKVKGLLA; encoded by the coding sequence ATGAGTTTAAAGCAAAGTGTAGAAGGAGAAATTAAAAAGGCCATGTTGGCTAAAAATAAGGATAGGCTGCGGGCTTTACGGTCAATTAAGTCCCTGATACTTTTGGAGGAATCAAAGGGTTCAGAAAAAGGCATGACTGAGGAAGAAGAAATCAAATTACTTTCTAAAGCTGCCAAACAGAGAAAGGATTCTTTAGAAGTTTACCTTCAGCAGAACAGACAGGACCTGGCAGAGGTGGAGCAGGATGAACTTGACATTATCAATGAATTCCTTCCAAAACAACTTTCTGAGGAGGAGCTGGAGGCAGCATTAAAGGAAATTATTGCCGAGGTGGGAGCAGAAGGGCCCAAAGACATGGGGAAAGTGATGGGTGTAGCTACCAAGAAACTGGCAGGAAAAGCGGATGGAAAATTGATTTCCCAAAAGGTAAAAGGATTATTGGCATAG
- a CDS encoding transposase translates to MKDTIQLPIFKDFDGYSPKYHFFKNSLLGQIHDSLPWEKLSSLVPEKLQGPGAPRWFGAKGMFALMFLKAYLNTSDRQLIERFNTDWSLQYFCGKVLAADQQIRDLTIMTRIRAYIEEHCHWEQIQEVLMDHWKQDVDNSHVLLMDATCYESYVRFPTDPKLLWECCQWVFEKQLFKKCKQLGIKRPRSKYREQKAKQLGYFRKRRKSFKETLKRKKSLVFLLEKGLGQLQEILDFYQGAGLKPNDFACLKTIKKVLVQQQFLLENPPSELKDRIVSLHKPYLRPIVRGKENKPVEFGMKAHILQTGGLSFIDKLDFNNFNECTRLKISTVKHTRIFGQTSQLGADRIYATNANRKYCTSKDIFTGFPKKGPKPHNKAEKILSAEVSKQRATAMEGAFGNHKNHYGLVKIRVKGDKREKLAVLFGIMAANAVAVAKRRNQQESPPINKAA, encoded by the coding sequence ATGAAAGATACCATACAGCTCCCTATTTTCAAAGACTTTGACGGATACTCTCCAAAGTATCACTTTTTCAAGAATTCCTTGCTTGGCCAGATCCATGACAGCCTGCCATGGGAAAAGCTTTCGAGCCTTGTTCCTGAAAAGCTGCAGGGGCCTGGTGCCCCAAGGTGGTTCGGTGCCAAGGGCATGTTTGCCCTGATGTTTTTGAAAGCCTACCTGAATACCTCAGACCGCCAATTGATAGAGCGTTTCAATACCGACTGGAGCCTTCAGTATTTCTGCGGGAAAGTATTGGCAGCAGACCAACAGATCCGGGACCTTACCATTATGACACGGATCAGGGCCTACATCGAGGAACATTGCCACTGGGAACAGATCCAAGAGGTACTAATGGATCACTGGAAACAGGATGTGGACAACAGCCACGTCTTATTAATGGATGCCACCTGTTATGAAAGTTATGTCCGTTTCCCCACCGACCCCAAACTACTCTGGGAATGCTGCCAGTGGGTGTTTGAAAAGCAACTGTTCAAAAAATGTAAACAATTGGGCATAAAAAGGCCCCGGTCAAAATACAGGGAGCAGAAGGCCAAACAGCTTGGCTACTTCCGTAAAAGACGCAAATCCTTTAAGGAAACCCTCAAAAGGAAAAAATCCCTGGTCTTCCTGTTGGAAAAAGGACTTGGCCAGTTACAAGAGATCCTAGACTTTTATCAAGGGGCGGGGCTTAAACCAAATGACTTTGCCTGTCTGAAGACCATCAAAAAAGTCTTGGTCCAGCAGCAGTTTTTGTTGGAAAATCCTCCCTCCGAACTTAAGGACCGCATCGTTTCCCTCCATAAACCTTATCTCCGGCCGATCGTCCGGGGAAAGGAAAACAAACCTGTGGAGTTCGGTATGAAAGCCCATATCCTTCAGACAGGCGGGCTATCATTTATCGATAAACTGGACTTCAACAACTTCAATGAATGTACCCGGTTGAAAATATCCACGGTAAAACATACCCGGATTTTCGGACAGACTTCCCAGCTGGGTGCCGACCGGATTTATGCCACCAATGCCAACAGAAAGTATTGTACCTCCAAAGACATATTCACCGGCTTCCCCAAAAAAGGCCCCAAACCGCACAACAAAGCCGAAAAGATTCTGAGTGCTGAAGTCTCCAAACAAAGGGCAACGGCAATGGAAGGGGCTTTCGGCAACCATAAAAACCACTATGGACTGGTTAAAATACGAGTAAAGGGAGATAAAAGGGAAAAGCTGGCCGTGCTGTTCGGCATTATGGCAGCCAACGCCGTAGCAGTTGCCAAACGAAGAAACCAACAGGAATCCCCGCCCATCAACAAAGCTGCTTGA
- a CDS encoding D-alanine--D-alanine ligase, with translation MKKKIALVTGGFTGEAKVSLKSAAVVEKNIDLERYDVYKIIINREKWCYQDASGKEYKVDLNDFSISLNGEKIQFDGVFNILHGSPGEDGKLSGYFDMLGIPYTTSSTLTSAITMNKGYTKAIVEGIDDLFMAKSFQLFENSPENTCKVAQELSMPCFVKPNNGGSSIGMSKVKKVEELQDALDLAFGEDDQVLVEEFVSGREFSIGIYKIAGEIIVLPSTEIVSSKEYFDFEAKYTAGVSEEITPGRMTPEEVIRVSKIAEAVYQKLNCKGAVRMDYFLEKDTGKFYFIEVNTVPGQTETSLISQQVRAVGKTVKEFYTELIEEMWV, from the coding sequence ATGAAGAAAAAAATTGCATTGGTAACGGGCGGATTTACCGGAGAGGCAAAAGTTTCCCTAAAAAGTGCCGCTGTTGTGGAAAAAAATATTGATTTGGAACGGTATGATGTTTATAAAATTATCATCAACCGGGAAAAATGGTGTTATCAGGATGCCTCCGGAAAGGAATATAAAGTCGACCTCAATGATTTTAGCATTTCATTGAATGGGGAGAAAATCCAGTTTGATGGAGTTTTTAATATTCTTCATGGGTCACCTGGTGAGGATGGGAAGTTATCCGGTTACTTTGATATGTTGGGGATACCTTATACCACCAGTAGTACCCTAACTTCTGCCATTACCATGAACAAAGGATACACGAAGGCCATTGTGGAAGGAATTGATGACCTATTTATGGCCAAATCTTTTCAATTATTCGAAAACTCCCCCGAAAATACTTGCAAAGTGGCCCAGGAACTATCTATGCCTTGTTTTGTAAAGCCTAACAATGGAGGAAGTAGCATTGGCATGAGCAAGGTGAAAAAGGTGGAAGAATTACAGGATGCCCTGGATTTGGCCTTTGGAGAGGATGACCAGGTATTGGTGGAAGAGTTTGTTTCGGGAAGGGAATTTTCCATTGGTATTTACAAGATTGCTGGGGAAATTATTGTTTTACCTTCTACGGAGATTGTGAGTTCAAAGGAATATTTTGATTTTGAAGCCAAGTATACTGCAGGAGTCTCGGAGGAAATTACTCCTGGACGGATGACACCGGAAGAGGTGATAAGGGTAAGTAAAATTGCTGAGGCAGTTTATCAAAAGTTAAATTGCAAAGGGGCAGTGCGGATGGACTATTTTCTGGAAAAAGACACAGGTAAATTTTATTTTATAGAAGTGAATACGGTACCTGGTCAAACCGAAACCAGTTTGATATCCCAACAGGTAAGGGCAGTGGGAAAGACGGTGAAGGAATTTTATACAGAATTGATTGAAGAAATGTGGGTGTAA
- the metK gene encoding methionine adenosyltransferase: protein MSYLFTSESVSEGHPDKISDQISDALIDNFLAFDPKSKVACETLVTTGQVVLAGEVKSDTYLDVQKIARDVINRIGYTKGDYMFDGKSCGVLSAIHEQSPDINQGVDRTSPEEQGAGDQGMMFGYATRESANFMPLALDLSHRLLKELASLRRENKDITYLRPDAKAQVTIEYSDDNVPQRIDAIVISTQHDDFGEEEVMLKKIKQDILDILIPRVKAQLLPEIQALFTDEIKYHINPTGKFVIGGPHGDTGLTGRKIIVDTYGGKGAHGGGAFSGKDPSKVDRSAAYATRHIAKNMVAAGIADEVLVQVSYAIGVAEPMGLYVNTHGTAKVALSDGEIARKISKIFDMRPYAIEQRLKLRNPIYEETAAYGHMGRKNEVVTKSFVSQDGTSVTLDVELFTWEKLDYVDQIKKAFNL from the coding sequence ATGTCATATTTGTTCACCTCAGAGTCTGTTTCTGAAGGACACCCGGATAAAATATCCGATCAGATATCAGATGCATTAATAGATAATTTTCTGGCTTTTGATCCCAAATCCAAAGTAGCCTGTGAAACCCTTGTAACTACAGGGCAGGTTGTATTGGCAGGGGAAGTAAAGTCTGACACTTATTTAGATGTTCAAAAAATCGCCCGGGATGTCATCAACAGAATCGGATACACCAAAGGTGACTACATGTTTGACGGTAAATCCTGCGGAGTTTTGTCGGCCATACATGAGCAATCTCCAGACATCAATCAAGGGGTGGACAGGACCAGCCCTGAGGAGCAGGGTGCCGGCGACCAAGGCATGATGTTTGGGTATGCCACCAGAGAATCCGCCAACTTTATGCCTTTGGCTTTGGACCTTTCTCACAGGCTTTTGAAAGAATTGGCCTCATTGAGAAGGGAAAATAAGGACATCACCTATCTGCGGCCGGATGCCAAAGCCCAGGTTACCATCGAATACAGTGATGATAATGTTCCTCAAAGGATCGATGCCATCGTCATTTCCACCCAACATGATGATTTTGGGGAAGAAGAAGTCATGTTGAAAAAGATCAAACAGGATATTCTTGACATTCTGATTCCAAGGGTAAAAGCCCAGTTACTTCCAGAGATTCAGGCTTTGTTTACCGATGAAATCAAATATCATATTAACCCTACCGGAAAATTTGTAATTGGAGGGCCTCATGGGGACACTGGACTTACAGGAAGGAAGATCATCGTAGACACTTATGGAGGTAAAGGTGCCCACGGCGGGGGAGCATTTTCCGGAAAGGATCCATCAAAAGTGGACCGATCTGCCGCTTACGCCACCAGACATATTGCCAAAAACATGGTTGCTGCAGGGATTGCCGATGAAGTATTGGTGCAAGTATCCTATGCCATCGGGGTGGCTGAGCCCATGGGATTGTACGTCAATACCCACGGAACGGCCAAAGTTGCACTTTCAGATGGTGAAATTGCCAGAAAAATTTCCAAGATATTTGACATGCGGCCCTATGCCATTGAGCAAAGGCTTAAATTGAGAAACCCCATATATGAAGAAACCGCTGCCTATGGGCATATGGGAAGAAAAAATGAAGTGGTTACCAAATCCTTCGTTTCACAGGATGGCACATCCGTTACTTTGGATGTGGAATTGTTCACCTGGGAAAAGCTGGATTATGTAGATCAAATCAAAAAAGCATTTAACCTATAA
- a CDS encoding Clp protease ClpB: MKKIILLFCLLIPLVTFSQQRLEKLVDERKQLHEQWKDSETKKSGIFGHRTKKDMIETNNWLERIVKKDNQIIDELELLKSIETTEITYEKEDYKFIAQKQELDIGKLKRALAEKDEKIAEEKSNKRTYEWTTLIFFISTLTLGYLFYKTKFKA; the protein is encoded by the coding sequence ATGAAAAAAATAATACTCCTCTTTTGCTTATTAATCCCATTGGTGACCTTTTCCCAACAAAGGTTGGAAAAATTGGTGGATGAAAGAAAACAACTCCATGAGCAGTGGAAAGACTCTGAAACAAAAAAATCCGGGATATTTGGCCACCGCACCAAAAAAGACATGATCGAAACCAACAACTGGTTGGAACGCATCGTCAAAAAGGACAATCAGATCATCGATGAACTGGAGCTATTGAAAAGTATAGAAACCACAGAAATCACCTACGAAAAGGAGGATTACAAATTTATAGCCCAGAAACAGGAACTTGATATTGGAAAGCTCAAAAGGGCATTGGCTGAAAAAGACGAAAAAATTGCTGAAGAAAAATCCAATAAAAGGACTTATGAGTGGACCACATTAATATTTTTTATCTCTACCCTGACATTGGGTTATTTATTTTATAAAACGAAATTTAAAGCTTAA
- a CDS encoding S9 family peptidase, which produces MRIIRFFNLAIFTLLLIHPLLGQEKKVSLESVFKQGIFFQENIQGINWMNDGQYYSSLDQSQGYPRVIKINISTGKEEEVLIDGKKLGLEFSEYELNKEETKALVASEVEPIYRRSTQANYHLIDLESGDCQKLMDGEKISYATLSPDNDKVAFVKDNDLYYISLKDQQLHRVTHDGQRNQIINGAADWVYEEEFSMAKAFEWSPDGEQIAFLRFDETKVPEYHMQIWGNLYPYDYSFKYPKAGENNALVSIHVRHLEDNKTVTLDSGNENDIYLPRIYWTGTPNHLAFIRLNRLQNQLDIFQAQTTTGESSILLTETSDTYVDLDYNDNLLFLENNKGFIRTSEKDGYKHIYHHNKNGKLISQVTSGNWEVSELVGVDEKDENVYYISTEKSPLERKLFVIKMNGKSKRLLTEAKGTHHINMSPDFKYFIDKHTTTDQPLRISLHNQKGKEIKLLKSNTALKERISQYAFASKTFFEFETVDGTMLNGYMMRPADFDPYHEYPVLMYVYGGPGSQDVTNEWGGTRDFWHQHLVSEGYIVACIDNRGTGGRGKAFKHSTYGQLGKLETQDQIAGARYLADLPYVDNNRIGIWGWSYGGYLSSLSLMLGNDIFKTAIAVAPVTNWRYYDTIYTERYLKPPQLNPSGYDDNSPINHVKKLKGDFLLIHGTGDDNVHFQNSVDLVNSLIAADKQFETFYYPNRNHGIYGGNTTWHLYSMMTDFIKRKL; this is translated from the coding sequence ATGCGTATAATTCGTTTTTTCAATTTAGCAATATTTACCCTCCTACTCATTCATCCTCTTCTGGGTCAAGAAAAAAAAGTCAGCCTGGAATCTGTTTTTAAGCAGGGAATTTTCTTTCAGGAAAATATTCAGGGTATCAATTGGATGAATGATGGCCAATATTACAGCAGCTTGGATCAAAGCCAAGGATACCCGAGGGTAATAAAAATCAATATTTCTACCGGCAAGGAGGAGGAAGTTTTGATTGACGGGAAAAAATTGGGACTGGAATTTTCTGAATATGAATTGAACAAGGAAGAAACCAAGGCCCTGGTGGCCTCAGAGGTGGAACCTATATACAGAAGATCTACCCAAGCTAATTACCATTTGATAGATCTGGAAAGCGGGGATTGCCAAAAATTGATGGATGGGGAAAAAATCTCCTATGCGACACTTTCACCCGATAATGACAAAGTCGCCTTTGTAAAGGATAATGACCTTTATTACATCAGCCTTAAAGATCAGCAGCTTCATCGGGTCACCCATGACGGCCAAAGGAATCAAATCATCAATGGTGCTGCGGATTGGGTTTATGAGGAGGAGTTTTCCATGGCCAAAGCATTCGAATGGTCCCCTGATGGTGAACAAATTGCCTTTCTACGCTTTGATGAAACCAAGGTACCAGAATACCATATGCAAATCTGGGGAAATCTATATCCCTATGATTATTCCTTCAAATACCCCAAAGCAGGAGAAAATAATGCCCTGGTTTCCATCCATGTGCGTCACCTGGAAGATAATAAAACTGTTACACTTGATTCCGGTAATGAAAATGACATTTACCTCCCCCGGATTTATTGGACCGGCACACCAAATCACCTTGCCTTTATCCGCCTGAACCGCCTTCAAAACCAGTTGGATATTTTCCAGGCCCAAACAACCACTGGGGAAAGCAGTATTCTCCTTACTGAAACATCAGATACCTATGTGGACCTGGACTACAATGACAATTTACTGTTTTTGGAAAACAATAAAGGATTTATTCGGACTTCTGAAAAGGACGGCTATAAGCACATTTATCACCACAATAAAAACGGAAAATTGATTTCACAAGTCACATCCGGTAATTGGGAGGTTTCGGAATTGGTAGGCGTCGATGAAAAGGATGAAAATGTTTATTATATCAGCACAGAAAAATCCCCTTTGGAAAGGAAACTATTTGTCATCAAAATGAACGGCAAATCCAAAAGACTCTTAACCGAAGCCAAAGGCACCCATCATATCAATATGAGCCCTGACTTCAAATATTTTATTGACAAACACACCACAACGGATCAGCCTTTAAGGATATCCCTCCACAATCAGAAAGGGAAGGAAATCAAACTTCTTAAAAGCAATACTGCTCTAAAAGAAAGGATTTCACAATATGCTTTTGCTTCCAAAACTTTTTTTGAGTTTGAGACTGTAGACGGTACTATGCTAAATGGTTATATGATGAGGCCTGCGGACTTTGACCCCTATCATGAATACCCTGTTTTGATGTATGTGTATGGAGGCCCCGGCTCCCAGGATGTTACAAATGAATGGGGTGGAACAAGGGATTTTTGGCACCAACACCTGGTTTCTGAGGGGTACATTGTGGCCTGCATTGACAACCGAGGCACCGGAGGAAGAGGCAAGGCTTTCAAACATTCCACTTATGGGCAATTAGGCAAATTGGAAACCCAGGATCAAATTGCCGGAGCCCGATATTTGGCTGATTTGCCCTATGTGGACAATAACCGAATAGGCATATGGGGTTGGTCCTATGGAGGCTACCTGTCTTCCCTTTCATTAATGTTGGGAAATGACATTTTTAAAACAGCCATTGCCGTAGCTCCGGTGACCAACTGGAGATATTATGACACCATCTACACTGAAAGGTACCTAAAACCCCCACAGCTCAACCCTTCCGGCTATGATGATAATAGCCCGATAAATCATGTCAAAAAACTAAAAGGAGACTTTCTGCTCATCCATGGCACTGGAGATGACAATGTGCATTTTCAAAATTCCGTTGACTTGGTAAATTCCCTAATTGCCGCAGACAAACAGTTTGAAACATTTTATTACCCCAACAGAAACCATGGAATCTATGGAGGTAATACCACCTGGCACCTGTACAGCATGATGACGGATTTTATCAAAAGGAAACTATAA